A window from Zavarzinia compransoris encodes these proteins:
- a CDS encoding WS/DGAT/MGAT family O-acyltransferase: MQQLSGLDTTFLNLETNTCPMHVGGVVILEPPAGQAPQDSYRAIFDLVESRLDHIPPMRRRLLMTPFDLDHPYWIEDPDFDLVHHLRRRALPSPGDRAALAALVCELAATRLDRNLPLWELHVVEGLEGGRLAVVTKMHHAAIDGVSGAEILSTLLDLSPEPARLPPPAKPWQPDDIPSLTRRLFTTAKSLSRRPADSFRLLKTTMPALASLGREAIDRGKMILQGEATRSVMGLAPRTRFNRQITARRSYAYGGFPLAAIKALRKALGVTLNDVVLGLCAGALRRYLEERRELPDHALIAGVPMSTRADEQKGTGGNHVTFLRAALHTDIADPLLRLRRISEDMGVAKEKMRALPADLMGDWARLPSPALMARAARLYENFGIQSFHAPAFNVVISNVPGPPVPLYFAGMRVRANYPVSIPFHGVGLNITLMSYCDSIDYGLTADHDTVPDIDHFDALLQQALKDLQQAAGIA; encoded by the coding sequence ATGCAGCAATTGTCCGGCCTCGACACCACTTTCCTCAACCTCGAAACCAATACCTGCCCCATGCATGTGGGCGGCGTGGTCATCCTGGAACCGCCGGCGGGGCAGGCGCCGCAGGACAGCTATCGCGCCATTTTCGACCTGGTCGAAAGCCGGCTCGATCACATTCCACCCATGCGCCGGCGCCTGCTGATGACGCCCTTCGACCTCGACCATCCCTATTGGATCGAGGACCCGGATTTCGACCTCGTCCATCACCTCCGCCGCCGCGCCCTGCCGAGCCCGGGCGACCGGGCGGCGCTCGCGGCGCTCGTCTGCGAACTGGCGGCGACCCGCCTCGACCGCAACCTGCCGCTATGGGAACTTCATGTCGTCGAAGGGCTGGAGGGCGGCCGCCTTGCGGTGGTCACCAAGATGCACCATGCCGCGATCGACGGCGTCTCGGGCGCGGAGATCCTGTCGACCTTGCTCGACCTCTCGCCCGAGCCGGCGCGCCTGCCGCCGCCGGCGAAACCCTGGCAGCCGGACGACATTCCCTCGCTGACGCGGCGCCTGTTCACCACGGCGAAATCCCTGTCGCGCCGGCCGGCGGATTCCTTCCGCCTGCTGAAGACCACCATGCCGGCCCTGGCCAGCCTGGGACGCGAGGCGATCGACCGCGGCAAGATGATCCTCCAGGGCGAGGCGACGCGCAGCGTCATGGGCCTTGCCCCGCGCACCCGCTTCAACCGCCAGATCACCGCCCGCCGCTCCTATGCCTATGGCGGCTTTCCGCTGGCCGCGATCAAGGCCTTGCGGAAGGCGCTGGGCGTCACCTTGAACGATGTCGTGCTCGGCCTCTGCGCCGGGGCGCTCCGCCGCTATCTGGAGGAACGGCGGGAATTGCCGGATCATGCCCTGATCGCCGGCGTGCCCATGTCGACGCGGGCGGACGAGCAGAAGGGCACGGGCGGCAATCATGTCACCTTCCTGCGCGCTGCGCTGCATACCGACATCGCCGATCCCCTGCTGCGCCTGCGCCGGATCAGCGAGGACATGGGGGTGGCCAAGGAAAAGATGCGCGCCCTGCCGGCCGACCTCATGGGCGACTGGGCGCGCCTGCCGTCGCCCGCCCTGATGGCCCGGGCGGCCCGGCTCTACGAGAATTTCGGCATCCAGAGCTTTCACGCCCCGGCCTTCAACGTCGTGATCTCGAACGTGCCGGGGCCGCCCGTCCCGCTCTATTTCGCGGGCATGCGGGTGCGGGCGAACTACCCGGTCAGCATTCCGTTCCACGGCGTCGGGCTGAACATCACCCTGATGAGCTATTGCGACAGCATCGATTACGGCCTGACCGCCGACCACGACACGGTGCCCGACATCGATCATTTCGACGCCCTGCTGCAACAGGCCCTGAAGGACCTGCAACAAGCGGCAGGCATCGCCTGA
- a CDS encoding long-chain-fatty-acid--CoA ligase, with product MSEAASAKAWNFLGSYPPGVRFDMPLPAGPVQDILSRTARDHPDRVALEFNGAAISYGELQALVLKAATGFRALGVGPGVHVGLYLPNCPHYVIAFFGVLTAGGTVVNYSPLDAARVLEHKVEDSETDILVTLDLKLLYPQMAALLGRTRLKRLVVGNLGDFSPEPETVAAFLKAAGQTADVPDDDRHLPFRRLLDNAGNLVPHAVPDPAATIAVLQYTGGTTGLPKGAMLSHGNLTAAQAQLLELCSGDAPLFEIGAERILAVLPLFHIYALSVNMLLGIAIAARLVLQPKFEAEAALQTLTAARITFFPGVPTMYAGLLNHPAMARADLTSLKFCGTGGAPLPVELADRFQRLTGCRLTEGWGMTETTATGTFTPARGPVKPGSCGVPVPHARLKFVDVADPGREVGFGERGELCIAGPNVMKGYWKKPAANAEAFTADGYFRTGDVAWMDGDGYVHIVDRTKDMILCGGFNVYPRVIEEVIYEHPAIAEVTVIGIHDDYRGQAPKAFVTLKPGAETVTLAAMQDFLKSRLGKHEMIAALEVRAELPKTPVGKLSKKELVEEEEARRHP from the coding sequence ATGAGCGAGGCGGCGTCGGCGAAGGCCTGGAATTTCCTCGGATCCTATCCGCCGGGGGTGCGTTTCGACATGCCCCTGCCGGCGGGGCCGGTGCAGGACATCCTGTCCCGCACCGCGCGGGATCATCCCGATCGCGTGGCGCTGGAGTTCAATGGCGCCGCCATTTCCTATGGCGAATTGCAGGCGCTGGTATTGAAGGCGGCGACCGGGTTCCGCGCCCTCGGCGTCGGGCCCGGGGTCCATGTCGGGCTCTACCTGCCGAACTGCCCGCACTACGTCATCGCCTTCTTCGGCGTGCTGACGGCGGGCGGCACGGTGGTGAATTATTCGCCCCTCGATGCCGCCCGGGTACTGGAACACAAGGTCGAGGACAGCGAGACCGATATTCTCGTCACCCTCGACCTCAAGCTGCTCTACCCGCAGATGGCGGCGTTGCTCGGCCGGACGCGGCTGAAGCGCCTCGTGGTCGGCAATCTCGGCGATTTTTCGCCCGAGCCGGAAACCGTCGCCGCCTTTCTGAAGGCGGCGGGCCAGACGGCGGATGTGCCCGACGACGACCGGCACCTGCCGTTCCGCCGCCTGCTGGACAATGCGGGGAACCTCGTTCCCCATGCCGTGCCCGATCCGGCGGCGACCATCGCCGTCCTCCAATATACCGGCGGCACCACCGGCCTGCCCAAGGGCGCGATGCTGAGCCACGGCAACCTGACCGCGGCCCAGGCGCAATTGCTGGAACTCTGTTCCGGCGACGCGCCCCTGTTCGAGATCGGGGCGGAGCGGATCCTGGCGGTCCTGCCCCTGTTCCACATCTATGCCCTGTCGGTCAACATGCTGCTGGGCATTGCCATCGCGGCACGCCTGGTGTTGCAGCCGAAATTCGAGGCCGAGGCGGCCTTGCAGACCCTGACGGCGGCACGCATCACCTTCTTCCCCGGCGTGCCCACCATGTATGCCGGGCTGCTGAACCACCCGGCCATGGCCCGGGCCGATCTCACCAGCCTCAAGTTCTGCGGCACCGGCGGGGCGCCCCTGCCGGTGGAACTGGCCGACCGCTTTCAGCGCCTGACCGGCTGCCGCCTGACCGAGGGCTGGGGCATGACCGAGACCACGGCGACCGGCACTTTCACCCCCGCCCGGGGGCCGGTGAAGCCCGGTTCCTGCGGCGTGCCGGTGCCCCATGCCCGGCTGAAGTTCGTCGATGTCGCCGATCCCGGCCGCGAGGTCGGTTTCGGCGAGCGCGGTGAATTGTGCATCGCCGGGCCGAACGTCATGAAGGGCTATTGGAAGAAGCCGGCCGCCAATGCCGAAGCCTTCACCGCCGACGGCTATTTCCGCACCGGCGACGTCGCCTGGATGGACGGGGACGGTTACGTCCATATCGTCGACCGCACCAAGGACATGATCCTGTGCGGCGGCTTCAACGTCTATCCGAGGGTGATCGAGGAGGTGATCTACGAACACCCCGCCATCGCCGAGGTAACGGTGATCGGCATCCACGACGATTACCGCGGCCAGGCGCCCAAGGCTTTCGTCACCCTGAAGCCGGGGGCGGAAACGGTGACCCTGGCCGCGATGCAGGATTTCCTGAAATCCCGCCTCGGCAAGCACGAGATGATCGCCGCCCTCGAGGTTCGGGCCGAACTGCCGAAGACCCCGGTCGGCAAATTGTCCAAGAAGGAACTGGTCGAGGAAGAGGAGGCGCGGCGCCACCCTTAA